The Clostridiaceae bacterium HFYG-1003 genome includes a window with the following:
- the fsa gene encoding fructose-6-phosphate aldolase, whose translation MKYFIDTANVEEIRKAAELGLLSGVTTNPSLIAKEGRKFEDVIKEITELVDGPISAEVVSLEADGMLKEGRELVKIHPNIVIKVPMTAEGLKATHQFKKENIKVNVTLVFSAEQALAAARAGAAYVSPFIGRVDDMGIDGVLLIEEIATIFNMFDIDTEIIAASIRNRRHIAQAALAGADISTVPYKVLMESLNHPLTTSGIERFLKDWEGVKNL comes from the coding sequence ATGAAATATTTTATAGACACAGCAAACGTTGAAGAAATCCGCAAGGCAGCAGAGCTCGGCCTGCTCTCTGGCGTCACCACCAATCCTTCCCTGATCGCCAAGGAAGGCAGAAAATTCGAAGATGTCATTAAGGAAATTACCGAACTGGTCGATGGACCCATCTCAGCGGAAGTAGTCTCACTCGAGGCAGACGGAATGCTGAAGGAAGGCCGGGAACTGGTTAAAATCCATCCTAATATCGTCATTAAAGTTCCGATGACGGCAGAAGGTTTAAAGGCGACTCATCAGTTCAAGAAAGAGAACATCAAGGTCAATGTAACACTGGTCTTCTCCGCCGAACAGGCTCTGGCAGCTGCCCGTGCTGGTGCCGCCTACGTTTCTCCGTTCATCGGCCGTGTCGATGATATGGGCATAGACGGCGTTCTCCTCATTGAAGAAATCGCCACTATTTTCAACATGTTCGATATCGATACCGAGATTATTGCGGCTTCGATCCGCAATCGCCGTCATATCGCCCAGGCAGCACTGGCTGGCGCTGATATATCAACGGTTCCCTATAAAGTTCTCATGGAATCACTGAACCATCCGCTGACCACGTCTGGAATCGAACGGTTCCTGAAAGACTGGGAAGGCGTTAAAAACCTGTAA
- a CDS encoding DNA polymerase IV produces MESIILHVDVNSAYLAWSAVWDLAHGAVRDLRKLPAIVGGDPENRHGIVLAKSVPAKAFGIVTGETLFSALAKCPDLVIVPPRYQVYVKASEAMVEILSAYSPVLERYSIDECFLDMGPLARPEALRIAHQIRREIKRTLGFTVNVGIGTNKLCAKMASDFKKPDLVHTLYPEEVEVKLHGLPIEDLFMVGPALAKRLRNINLSTIGQLARCDRGFLAGQFGKIGMVIWNFAWGRDSSKVHPEGTLETKGMGNSTTLPHDLTERQACHRTLLSLLETLVPRLKAAGFHTTCVAVHYTTTDFKTRRRQRQLPQQTDSMTALYEIARALFDEIWEGQAVRKLGVSFSHLRSNQVVQLSLLDLEQIQKKRSWTILYCRSGSVLGMIHSSGAPSSHLIRNHSPAEWMNRASNL; encoded by the coding sequence ATGGAATCCATTATTCTGCATGTTGATGTTAACTCAGCTTATTTGGCCTGGAGCGCCGTCTGGGATCTGGCTCACGGTGCTGTCCGAGATCTTCGGAAGCTGCCTGCCATCGTGGGCGGGGATCCGGAAAACCGGCACGGCATTGTTCTGGCCAAGTCAGTACCTGCCAAAGCCTTTGGCATCGTGACAGGTGAGACGCTGTTCTCTGCGTTGGCGAAGTGTCCTGATCTAGTGATTGTGCCTCCACGTTATCAGGTCTACGTCAAAGCCAGTGAGGCCATGGTCGAAATCCTGTCCGCTTACAGCCCCGTGCTGGAACGGTACTCCATCGATGAGTGCTTTCTGGATATGGGGCCGCTGGCCCGACCGGAAGCGCTACGCATCGCTCACCAGATTCGACGTGAAATCAAACGGACTTTGGGTTTCACTGTGAATGTTGGAATCGGAACCAACAAGCTGTGCGCGAAAATGGCCTCCGATTTTAAAAAACCTGATCTGGTCCATACGCTATATCCTGAGGAAGTCGAAGTCAAACTGCACGGACTGCCGATTGAAGACCTTTTTATGGTTGGTCCGGCACTGGCCAAACGGCTGCGAAACATCAACCTCTCAACCATTGGTCAGCTGGCTCGCTGCGATCGTGGTTTTTTGGCCGGTCAATTCGGCAAAATCGGCATGGTTATCTGGAATTTTGCCTGGGGCAGAGATTCCTCCAAAGTTCATCCGGAGGGCACGTTGGAGACAAAAGGCATGGGAAATTCAACCACCCTGCCTCACGATCTCACCGAACGTCAAGCCTGCCACCGCACGCTGCTGTCTCTGCTGGAAACCCTGGTGCCGCGACTCAAGGCAGCCGGTTTCCATACGACCTGCGTTGCGGTTCACTACACCACCACTGACTTCAAAACCCGGCGGCGTCAGCGTCAGCTGCCCCAGCAGACGGATTCCATGACTGCGCTTTATGAGATTGCCAGGGCCCTCTTTGATGAAATATGGGAGGGTCAGGCTGTTCGCAAACTCGGCGTCTCCTTCTCCCATCTGAGATCCAATCAGGTGGTTCAACTGTCTTTGCTTGATCTGGAACAGATTCAAAAAAAGAGAAGCTGGACGATACTGTACTGCAGATCCGGCAGCGTTTTGGGGATGATTCACTCATCCGGGGCACCTTCATCTCATCTGATACGAAACCATTCTCCGGCGGAGTGGATGAACCGGGCTTCAAATTTATGA
- a CDS encoding SipW-dependent-type signal peptide-containing protein: MKSKRKALLLAFSAILLVAASVLGTYAFLTAQSQKVENTFTVGKVAITLDEAKVTAMGVVDGSERVQANSYKLIPGHSYVKDPTVHITAGSEDSWLFVRVNNGLSAIEKAGDTTIAKQMEKLGWTAVAPGSDIYAYQSTVKADANIKVFEQFIVDGAKTGTDLTAYAPATITVEAYAVQADGFANADAAFKAAPFPAP, from the coding sequence ATGAAATCAAAACGCAAAGCACTACTTCTCGCCTTCAGTGCGATCCTGCTCGTCGCAGCCTCAGTACTGGGCACGTACGCCTTCCTGACCGCCCAGTCACAAAAGGTTGAAAATACCTTTACCGTAGGAAAAGTAGCAATCACTCTTGATGAAGCCAAAGTCACAGCCATGGGCGTTGTGGATGGCTCAGAGCGTGTTCAGGCCAACAGCTACAAATTGATTCCAGGTCATAGCTATGTCAAGGATCCGACGGTTCACATCACTGCAGGCAGTGAGGACAGCTGGCTCTTCGTGCGAGTCAACAATGGTCTCTCCGCCATCGAAAAAGCCGGGGACACGACCATTGCCAAGCAGATGGAGAAACTTGGCTGGACTGCTGTTGCCCCAGGCAGCGATATCTATGCCTATCAGAGTACCGTAAAGGCCGATGCCAACATTAAGGTATTCGAGCAGTTCATCGTCGATGGCGCAAAAACCGGAACTGACCTGACAGCCTATGCACCGGCCACGATTACAGTTGAAGCGTACGCCGTCCAGGCGGATGGATTTGCTAACGCTGATGCTGCTTTCAAAGCCGCTCCGTTCCCCGCTCCGTAG
- a CDS encoding signal peptidase I yields the protein MNHNVKRIWNYFTSLLVALVVILALLLVGVRLIGYQVYTVLSGSMEPTYATGSLIYVRPTEAKDIIVGMPITYVLDEKLTVVTHRVIAADPVNQQFTTKGDANQTPDGSPVHFKNLIGTPVFTIPYLGYLANYIQKPPGMYFAIAAGLILILLVFLPDLLGEDTEKPKAEESNS from the coding sequence ATGAATCATAACGTAAAAAGAATATGGAATTATTTTACTTCGCTTCTGGTTGCGCTGGTAGTTATTCTGGCTCTCCTCCTGGTGGGTGTCCGCCTCATCGGCTATCAGGTATACACCGTCCTGTCCGGTTCCATGGAACCGACTTATGCAACCGGTTCCCTGATCTACGTCAGGCCTACTGAGGCAAAGGACATCATCGTGGGAATGCCCATCACATATGTATTGGATGAAAAGCTGACTGTGGTCACGCATCGGGTCATCGCAGCTGACCCGGTCAATCAGCAGTTTACTACCAAAGGGGATGCCAATCAGACACCGGACGGATCACCGGTTCACTTTAAGAATCTCATCGGCACTCCGGTCTTTACCATTCCCTACCTTGGGTATCTTGCCAATTATATACAGAAACCCCCTGGCATGTACTTTGCCATCGCAGCAGGTCTCATCCTGATTCTCTTAGTCTTCCTGCCGGACCTGTTGGGTGAAGATACAGAAAAACCCAAGGCCGAGGAGTCCAATTCCTAA
- the nifJ gene encoding pyruvate:ferredoxin (flavodoxin) oxidoreductase translates to MRQIKTMDGNTAAAHVSYAFSEVAAIYPITPSSPMPESVDEWASKGRKNLFGTVVKVVEMQSEAGAAGAVHGSLQAGSLTSTYTASQGLLLMLPNMYKIAGELLPGVFHVAARALAAHALSIFGDHQDVMAARASGFIMLAESSVQEVMDLSAVAHLTAIKASLPVLNFFDGFRTSHEVQKIEVWTDEELAKMVDWDKIQEFRSKSLNPERPVTRGTAQNPDIYFQGREASNRYYNEVPAIVENYMHEVSKVTGRNYGLFNYHGAADAENVIIAMGSVCDAAEEVVDYLVAKGEKVGLVNVHLYRPFSVKHFLDVVPKTAKKIAVLDRTKEPGAHGEPLYLDVRTAFYDVENRPEIVGGRYGLGSKDVTPGQIISVFDNLKRNEVKNGFTVGIVDDVTFTSLPTAEEVNITPAGTVQCKFWGLGSDGTVGANKSAIKIIGDHTDLYAQGYFSYDSKKSGGITVSHLRFGKNRIRAPYLIQQADFIACHNPSYVNKYDLLKGIKDGGTFLLNSPWAAEEVESKLPNKLKRTLAEKNAKFYIIDAQAIAEEIGLGTRINMIMQSGFFKLANVIPVEDAVRYLKDSVVKSYGMKGEKIVNMNNEAIDKGVNALVQIEIKPEWKNLPDDAAAKAEVPEFISKVLVPMNAQEGDNLPVSVFADIADGTFPQGTAAFEKRGIAVNVPEWQIDACIQCNQCAYVCPHAVIRPFLVSEEEKANAPEGFATKKAMGGKAFEGLDFKIQVSVLDCTGCGNCAQVCPAPEKALIMKPIESQMHETANWDYAMSLAPKKNPMNRMTLKGSQFEKPLLEFSGACAGCGETPYVKLVTQLYGERMMIANATGCTSIWGASAPATPYTTNHLGEGPSWANSLFEDNAEYGLGMYLGYNAQRERIKGMVEAYLASGKAEGELKAAFENFLANYSKADESRAAKNAILPLIKDSNDETLKFLYKNKEFMSKKSQWIFGGDGWAYDIGYGGLDHVLASGEDVNVLVLDTEVYSNTGGQSSKSTPTAAIAKFAASGKRTKKKDLGMMAMSYGYVYVAQIGMGADKNQAMKAITEAEAYNGPSLVIAYAPCINQGLKNGMGMSQEETKRAVESGYWVLYRYNPTLKDQGKNPFTLDSKEPKMPFRDFLMGEVRYASLLKAFPEEAEALFAKTEQDARERRDSYVRLTEMDFSKYAVAPELKKSEDKPVETVVHASAVASPESAPKAGQDVPKAENNDNLEGEEAAPTHHAGTDK, encoded by the coding sequence ATGAGACAAATCAAAACCATGGATGGAAATACCGCTGCTGCTCACGTATCATATGCGTTTTCAGAAGTAGCTGCGATCTATCCGATCACACCGTCTTCCCCAATGCCTGAGTCAGTAGACGAATGGGCCTCCAAAGGAAGAAAGAACTTATTCGGCACGGTCGTAAAAGTCGTGGAAATGCAGTCCGAAGCAGGAGCCGCCGGAGCAGTTCACGGTTCTTTGCAGGCAGGTTCTCTGACCAGCACATACACAGCTTCCCAGGGACTTCTGCTGATGCTTCCCAACATGTACAAGATTGCCGGTGAATTGCTTCCCGGTGTATTCCATGTTGCGGCCAGAGCACTGGCAGCCCATGCACTGTCGATTTTCGGCGACCATCAGGACGTCATGGCAGCCAGAGCTTCCGGATTTATCATGTTGGCTGAATCCAGTGTTCAGGAGGTCATGGATCTCTCCGCAGTAGCTCATCTGACGGCGATTAAGGCCAGCCTTCCGGTTTTGAATTTCTTTGATGGTTTCCGTACCTCTCATGAAGTTCAGAAGATCGAAGTTTGGACTGATGAAGAATTAGCCAAAATGGTTGACTGGGACAAGATTCAGGAATTCCGTTCCAAGTCTCTGAACCCGGAACGCCCTGTCACCAGAGGAACCGCTCAGAACCCGGACATCTATTTCCAGGGCAGAGAAGCTTCCAATCGGTACTACAATGAAGTTCCAGCCATTGTTGAGAACTACATGCATGAAGTCAGCAAAGTAACCGGCAGAAATTATGGTCTGTTCAACTATCATGGAGCAGCAGACGCAGAAAATGTCATTATCGCTATGGGATCTGTCTGTGACGCGGCTGAGGAAGTTGTAGACTACCTCGTAGCCAAGGGTGAAAAAGTTGGACTGGTCAATGTCCATCTGTATCGTCCGTTCTCAGTGAAGCATTTCCTGGATGTCGTGCCAAAGACTGCCAAGAAGATCGCAGTTCTGGATCGGACAAAGGAACCAGGCGCACACGGCGAACCCCTTTATTTGGATGTCCGCACCGCTTTCTACGATGTTGAGAATCGGCCGGAAATTGTTGGCGGACGCTATGGACTGGGATCCAAGGATGTGACCCCGGGCCAGATCATTTCCGTATTCGATAACCTCAAGCGCAACGAAGTGAAGAACGGATTTACCGTAGGTATCGTTGATGATGTTACCTTTACTTCACTGCCGACCGCAGAAGAAGTTAATATCACTCCGGCAGGCACTGTACAGTGCAAATTCTGGGGTCTTGGATCCGATGGAACGGTTGGCGCTAATAAATCCGCCATCAAGATCATCGGTGACCATACCGATCTGTACGCACAGGGTTATTTCTCCTATGACTCAAAGAAATCTGGCGGTATTACGGTTTCCCACCTCAGATTCGGAAAGAACAGAATTCGGGCACCATACCTGATCCAGCAGGCTGATTTTATTGCCTGCCACAATCCTTCCTATGTTAACAAGTATGACCTGTTAAAGGGCATCAAGGACGGAGGAACCTTCCTGCTGAACTCTCCCTGGGCAGCAGAAGAAGTTGAAAGCAAGCTGCCGAACAAACTGAAGAGAACCCTGGCTGAAAAGAACGCTAAGTTCTACATCATCGATGCCCAGGCCATTGCTGAAGAAATCGGCCTTGGAACCCGCATCAACATGATCATGCAGTCTGGATTCTTTAAGCTGGCAAACGTTATTCCGGTTGAAGATGCCGTGCGTTATCTGAAAGACTCTGTGGTCAAGAGCTATGGCATGAAGGGCGAAAAGATCGTCAACATGAACAATGAAGCCATTGACAAGGGTGTAAACGCTCTGGTTCAGATTGAAATCAAGCCGGAGTGGAAGAACCTGCCGGATGATGCTGCCGCCAAGGCAGAAGTTCCGGAGTTCATCTCCAAGGTTCTAGTTCCAATGAATGCTCAGGAAGGCGACAACCTCCCGGTATCAGTTTTTGCCGATATCGCCGATGGTACCTTCCCGCAGGGAACTGCTGCCTTCGAAAAACGCGGAATTGCAGTCAATGTGCCTGAATGGCAGATCGATGCCTGTATCCAGTGCAACCAGTGTGCTTATGTTTGTCCGCATGCTGTCATTCGTCCATTCCTGGTAAGCGAGGAAGAAAAAGCCAACGCACCGGAAGGATTTGCAACCAAGAAAGCAATGGGCGGAAAGGCCTTCGAAGGTCTTGACTTCAAGATCCAGGTTTCAGTCCTCGACTGTACCGGATGCGGAAACTGTGCTCAGGTTTGTCCCGCACCGGAAAAAGCTCTGATCATGAAGCCAATCGAATCTCAGATGCATGAAACGGCAAACTGGGATTACGCAATGAGCCTGGCTCCTAAGAAGAATCCGATGAACCGGATGACTCTCAAGGGATCCCAGTTCGAGAAGCCGCTTCTGGAATTCTCCGGCGCCTGCGCAGGCTGTGGAGAAACTCCTTATGTCAAGCTTGTTACCCAGCTTTATGGCGAACGCATGATGATTGCCAACGCCACCGGCTGTACCTCCATCTGGGGAGCTTCCGCACCGGCAACTCCTTACACCACCAACCACCTTGGAGAAGGTCCGTCATGGGCTAACTCTCTGTTCGAAGACAACGCGGAATATGGCCTTGGCATGTACCTGGGTTATAATGCGCAGAGAGAACGGATCAAGGGAATGGTTGAAGCTTACCTCGCATCAGGCAAGGCAGAAGGCGAACTGAAGGCTGCCTTCGAGAACTTCCTGGCAAACTACAGCAAGGCCGATGAATCCAGAGCTGCCAAGAATGCAATCCTGCCGCTCATCAAGGATTCCAATGACGAGACCTTGAAGTTCCTCTACAAGAACAAAGAATTCATGTCCAAGAAGAGCCAATGGATCTTCGGCGGAGACGGATGGGCTTATGACATCGGATACGGCGGACTGGACCACGTGCTCGCTTCCGGTGAGGATGTCAATGTTCTGGTTCTTGATACCGAAGTTTACTCCAACACCGGCGGACAGTCTTCCAAGTCCACTCCGACTGCGGCAATCGCTAAGTTTGCAGCATCCGGAAAACGGACCAAGAAGAAGGATCTCGGCATGATGGCCATGAGCTATGGTTATGTCTATGTTGCTCAGATTGGTATGGGCGCTGACAAGAACCAGGCGATGAAGGCCATCACGGAAGCAGAAGCATACAACGGACCGTCACTGGTTATCGCATATGCTCCCTGTATCAACCAGGGTCTCAAGAACGGTATGGGCATGAGCCAGGAAGAAACCAAACGCGCCGTTGAATCCGGCTACTGGGTACTCTACCGGTACAACCCGACCCTCAAGGATCAGGGCAAGAATCCGTTCACACTGGATTCCAAAGAACCCAAAATGCCATTCAGAGACTTCCTTATGGGAGAAGTTCGCTACGCTTCCCTGCTCAAAGCATTCCCAGAAGAAGCAGAAGCGCTGTTCGCCAAGACCGAACAGGACGCACGGGAACGCAGAGACAGCTATGTTCGCTTAACAGAAATGGATTTCTCCAAATACGCTGTTGCGCCAGAGCTGAAAAAGAGCGAAGACAAACCGGTTGAAACGGTTGTTCATGCATCTGCGGTAGCAAGCCCGGAATCAGCTCCCAAAGCTGGTCAGGACGTGCCCAAGGCTGAAAACAACGACAATCTGGAAGGGGAAGAGGCTGCTCCGACACATCATGCCGGAACAGACAAATAA
- a CDS encoding prolyl oligopeptidase family serine peptidase → MPFQTILMILAGLVPASALLTSGGAWLIAERIIHPPKDDYEDIEADLKKRLGYSESEFAQLKSIPYEEVSITSNYGYQINGRLFDLKSDKSVILLHREGRNLIASYKFLQLYRKLGYNVLMCDARYHGTSGGLNYTYGYFERWDLKAQADLMFQRYGSDSLLGFHGESGGAATALMTLYQDERIGFAIADSSFSELLEVMLGLEERLLGTRSKKLLMLIDQIIKRRAGFSLANVSPLTEIQALEVPVLFIHSGADQMVPPKMSKILASFKLGYNEIYIAPDSPHLLGYYQHREEYERRVEAFLDNTENLYRRFHKTYI, encoded by the coding sequence ATGCCATTTCAGACAATCCTCATGATTCTGGCAGGTCTGGTCCCGGCCAGTGCCCTGCTCACTTCCGGAGGGGCCTGGCTCATTGCTGAGCGGATTATCCACCCCCCGAAGGATGACTATGAAGACATTGAAGCCGACTTGAAAAAGCGCCTGGGCTACAGCGAATCGGAATTTGCCCAGCTAAAAAGCATTCCATATGAAGAAGTGTCGATTACTTCAAATTACGGCTATCAGATCAACGGCCGCTTATTTGATCTAAAGTCAGATAAAAGCGTTATTCTGCTGCACCGGGAAGGCCGAAACCTCATTGCCTCCTATAAATTCCTCCAGTTATACCGAAAGCTTGGGTACAACGTCCTGATGTGCGACGCCAGATATCATGGTACCAGTGGCGGACTCAACTATACTTATGGCTATTTCGAGCGATGGGATCTGAAAGCTCAGGCTGATTTGATGTTCCAGCGGTATGGATCCGACTCGCTCCTTGGCTTTCACGGGGAATCAGGCGGAGCTGCTACTGCTCTCATGACGCTCTATCAGGATGAACGGATCGGCTTTGCCATTGCCGATTCTTCATTTTCAGAACTTCTGGAAGTCATGCTGGGACTTGAGGAGCGACTCCTTGGAACCCGTTCCAAAAAGCTGCTGATGCTCATTGACCAGATTATCAAACGGCGTGCCGGTTTTTCTTTGGCAAATGTTTCACCCCTCACCGAAATTCAGGCCCTGGAAGTGCCTGTCCTGTTCATCCATTCCGGTGCGGATCAGATGGTCCCCCCCAAAATGTCCAAGATCCTGGCCAGCTTCAAACTAGGATACAATGAGATCTACATCGCCCCCGACTCCCCTCACCTGTTAGGCTATTATCAGCATCGGGAAGAATATGAACGAAGAGTCGAGGCATTCCTTGACAACACCGAGAACCTTTACCGTCGATTCCACAAAACGTATATTTAA
- a CDS encoding cytochrome c biogenesis CcdA family protein, whose translation MDASELILLLIEGMLAFISPCFLPMIPVYISYLAGQGEQNQKTLITNALGFILGFTVVFVSLGLTATTLAKFLIAERLLLQRVGGGLLILFGLNMTGILKISWMNRDFRFHGPAARQTFFSSFLFGVIISFGWSPCLGAFLGAALIQAGNSATVWIGGFKLLIFSLGLGIPFLVTALLFNNLTGVFQGVRRHYETISLISGIFLIIMGILMVLDRFTFYANVFY comes from the coding sequence ATGGATGCATCGGAACTGATCCTGTTGCTCATCGAAGGGATGCTGGCATTCATTTCACCTTGTTTTCTGCCGATGATTCCGGTTTACATCAGCTATCTGGCAGGTCAGGGAGAACAGAACCAGAAGACCCTGATAACCAACGCCCTGGGCTTCATCCTGGGTTTTACGGTGGTTTTTGTCAGTCTGGGTCTGACGGCCACCACTCTGGCCAAATTTTTAATTGCCGAGCGTCTTCTCCTGCAGCGCGTCGGCGGGGGACTCCTGATCCTGTTCGGGCTCAATATGACGGGTATTTTGAAGATCAGCTGGATGAATCGTGATTTTCGATTCCATGGCCCGGCGGCCAGACAGACCTTCTTTTCATCCTTCCTGTTTGGTGTTATCATATCTTTTGGATGGAGTCCCTGTCTGGGAGCATTTCTCGGCGCGGCTCTCATCCAGGCCGGGAATTCTGCCACAGTCTGGATCGGAGGATTCAAACTGCTCATTTTCAGCCTGGGGCTTGGTATTCCTTTCCTTGTTACCGCACTTTTATTCAACAATCTGACCGGCGTGTTTCAAGGTGTCCGCCGACATTACGAGACCATCAGTCTAATTTCTGGGATCTTTCTGATAATCATGGGAATTCTGATGGTATTGGACCGTTTTACTTTTTATGCCAATGTATTCTATTAA
- a CDS encoding VanW family protein gives MQKTKLLIIPAILLVLGGCAMEVTPGNPNQTVPVTQPAQTQSVATTVPVATKPPLAPEDQAKLKEWEEKIYPGTTINKIDVSGLTLDQAKKKVEKELMDPLKDRRVRFSYANKKNYMSYNKLEVAIDETVYQQALANGKDATDEEKLKFIEEGKPLELDPVLVFNDGYVLEMMEEIQENLTALSHQFAAKRVDGKVVLKSGATEEVLDRDAFQAAVREAVDFSPKNNPYIEVPVTKIPVTITQAQLDAIDKRIARFSSNYGWSYDARKFNVKHAAGKISGSLIMPGQEFSFNQSIGGGAGTSNGFQNSGVYVGLDMVSEPGGGVCQVSSTMYNVILKLGITPTQRKNHGMSIGYLPPGMDAVIYAPSLDLRFKNPFDDPIYITTSADGDTLTFNVYGAADAMGGYSYKYEQEVYKEEKAEIKEMKDPTIPKGAIVLDPVPHNGSSARVYKLTYKNGKLISRKLYTDNTYRRSDGIRRIGTGVGSQVNKKWYFERKVLQYPKGWDGPR, from the coding sequence TTGCAAAAGACAAAATTACTGATCATTCCGGCAATCCTGCTGGTGCTTGGCGGCTGTGCCATGGAAGTTACACCGGGAAACCCGAACCAGACAGTTCCCGTGACCCAGCCCGCTCAGACTCAATCCGTCGCGACAACTGTACCGGTGGCAACAAAACCGCCGCTGGCACCAGAAGATCAGGCGAAACTCAAAGAGTGGGAAGAAAAGATTTATCCAGGAACCACCATTAATAAAATTGATGTTTCCGGACTTACACTCGATCAGGCAAAGAAAAAAGTGGAAAAAGAACTGATGGATCCATTAAAAGACCGCCGGGTTCGTTTTTCCTACGCCAACAAGAAAAACTACATGAGCTACAATAAACTGGAAGTAGCAATTGATGAAACCGTCTATCAGCAAGCCCTGGCCAACGGCAAGGATGCCACCGACGAAGAGAAACTGAAGTTTATCGAGGAGGGAAAACCCCTGGAACTGGACCCGGTTCTGGTATTCAATGATGGCTATGTGCTGGAAATGATGGAAGAGATCCAGGAAAATCTGACGGCTCTGTCTCATCAGTTTGCCGCCAAACGGGTTGATGGCAAAGTGGTGCTCAAATCCGGCGCCACAGAAGAGGTGCTTGATCGGGATGCCTTCCAGGCAGCTGTCCGCGAAGCGGTGGACTTCAGTCCGAAAAACAATCCCTACATAGAAGTTCCGGTCACGAAAATTCCGGTTACCATCACTCAGGCACAGCTTGATGCGATCGACAAACGGATTGCCAGATTTTCCTCTAACTACGGCTGGTCCTATGACGCGAGAAAATTCAATGTCAAGCATGCCGCGGGCAAGATCAGCGGCAGTCTGATCATGCCGGGTCAGGAATTCTCCTTTAATCAGTCCATCGGCGGCGGTGCCGGAACATCCAACGGCTTCCAGAACTCCGGTGTATATGTCGGACTGGACATGGTTTCGGAACCAGGCGGCGGAGTCTGTCAGGTTTCTTCCACCATGTACAATGTTATTCTGAAGCTTGGCATTACCCCGACTCAGCGGAAAAATCACGGAATGAGCATTGGGTACCTGCCTCCAGGCATGGATGCCGTCATTTATGCACCAAGTCTGGATCTGCGCTTTAAAAACCCTTTTGATGATCCGATCTACATCACGACAAGTGCCGACGGAGACACATTGACCTTCAATGTCTACGGAGCAGCCGACGCCATGGGCGGTTATTCCTACAAGTACGAACAGGAAGTGTACAAAGAAGAAAAGGCTGAGATCAAGGAAATGAAAGACCCTACGATTCCCAAGGGAGCCATTGTGCTGGATCCCGTCCCCCATAACGGTTCGTCAGCCCGAGTCTACAAGCTGACTTATAAAAACGGCAAGCTGATCAGTCGCAAACTGTATACGGACAATACCTATCGCCGTTCAGACGGAATCCGCCGGATCGGAACGGGCGTCGGCAGCCAGGTGAATAAAAAATGGTATTTCGAGCGTAAAGTTCTCCAATACCCCAAAGGCTGGGATGGTCCAAGATAA
- a CDS encoding TlpA family protein disulfide reductase, translating to MNRQIKSILAIIVFIAILGGLKLVYDANVKKGTLEGVAGNITTSGPNVTQPSAATIPPATGASTQPTGSTGERPTVMLPDATVYDAQGNTVKLSSFRGKKTIINAWASWCGPCKAEMPDFAELDREAGDDYQIVMVNIQGGLETRENADRFLKDNNLEFTTMLYDEDMDFAQMLEISSIPTTIFVDEEGQIHIYQQGMLKKSQVLEGLSYLE from the coding sequence ATGAATAGGCAAATCAAATCAATTCTGGCGATTATTGTTTTTATCGCCATTCTGGGAGGCCTGAAACTCGTTTATGACGCAAACGTGAAAAAAGGAACTCTGGAAGGGGTGGCCGGGAATATAACAACCTCGGGTCCGAATGTGACCCAGCCGTCAGCGGCTACAATCCCGCCGGCAACAGGAGCTTCTACTCAGCCTACGGGTTCGACCGGAGAGCGTCCAACGGTCATGCTGCCCGATGCAACAGTCTATGATGCTCAGGGCAACACAGTGAAGCTGTCCTCGTTCCGCGGAAAAAAGACCATTATCAATGCCTGGGCCAGCTGGTGCGGACCATGCAAGGCTGAGATGCCGGATTTTGCGGAACTGGACCGGGAAGCCGGGGATGACTATCAAATCGTCATGGTAAATATCCAGGGTGGACTGGAGACCAGGGAAAATGCAGATCGATTTTTGAAGGATAATAACCTTGAGTTCACCACCATGCTGTACGATGAAGATATGGATTTTGCCCAAATGCTTGAGATCAGCAGCATTCCCACCACAATTTTCGTCGATGAGGAAGGTCAGATCCATATCTATCAGCAGGGCATGCTCAAGAAGTCACAGGTTCTTGAAGGCCTGAGCTACCTGGAGTAA